A single genomic interval of Salvelinus namaycush isolate Seneca chromosome 41, SaNama_1.0, whole genome shotgun sequence harbors:
- the LOC120034059 gene encoding myocardin-related transcription factor A-like isoform X2 — MEAQAGEEPGPSGSAPASSDSAPSPHSEAVTNELQELSLQPAPNLLPLRDRKNVLQLKLQQRRTREELVSQGIMPPLKSPAAFHEQRRSLERARTEDYLKRKIRSRPERSELVRMHILEDHVPDGCWLANPLCAVCSETSAEPSLQAKQLQLKRARLADDLNDKISHRPGPMELIHKNILPVHSSIKQAIIETDFPKVAGEISSFDEDSNDTLSPDQPIGQESPLGHGPLPSPPDALACNSTPTQFLTQVPPPPPPLPPFYGPCQPVKLSNGTAVLRTTPALIKSQPKPTSERPPQRSKKPKDNKPKVRKLKYHQYIPPDQKADHEPPPQLDSTYAKILHQQQLFLQLQILNQQQQHYNYHTILPAPPKPLTDQPPPTNGPSPSPAVPAPSTSSSSQSAPSQQNVTHVGGATAGCLPPNLDDLKVAELKHELKLRSLPVSGTKNDLIERLRNYQAQQNSRGSATTTTVGGATGSGAGASKSNHPTQQQQKQLLKQQQQQLSQHQALSSVVHQSGDAGVLTLATFPFMTTAPQQIMHFGSTSSSPPVSPAPSERSLAGMSPDETSCNGDAFGEMVSSPLTQLSLHPSPQHRGTIKEELSGSAPTACQFSMAALQKRVQVAPPSVNKDQMLQEKDKQIEELTCMLRQKQRLVETLRVQLEQGKRGGRDAPPEPLGLVRVKEEPPDIPSIPSTFCPIARSPTPSQCHMEVTKMTIKQEVGDVEEAVEPSLEAPPQQVQLEQIQAQQRSQLEQLKVQQTQQINALQLAQQQALQQLLLQQNQQNLQKHRSQQRKKKSHKQQLKQQQQQLLSQQQQQIQSKNQQLLQSKHQQQQILQAQQQQQLKSQQVSQMFLNQQSRSTTSFPLDLLKTHSTPTLVTDSNGNHFLIALTNHCAESQGSDTPQGTPQGKATNHIILQRLQSTPTKLPSQSPLQLSSSDTQSKPKTQPGLVKQPTRKGQKAGLQVSTNHSPGVALSFSAPPNLQPFFPNDDSSPSEKDASPSPPAQTEDLSPGLDHEPLFSPPSPKQTPSPNPPDDKDNGSTQHMDDLFDILIQTGEISATFKPAPDPSLARLRPNTPSPSHSQAPSPLQLQLHFSPPTPPEPETPQPGTGEEEELQAPATVDQDVSNTGSGRLEDFLESTTGKPLLGVEPGGPLTLIDDLHSQMLSTPSILDHTSSPMDTYELSGYTVNPPGLDFGDHALDSMDWLDITMGGASNEIAGLAPLGPLGPHTPPSVFSADFLDSSDLQLHWDSCL, encoded by the exons TGCTCCAGCTCAAACTCCAGCAGAGACGGACCCGTGAGGAACTGGTCAGTCAGGGGATCATGCCAC CGCTGAAAAGTCCAGCTGCCTTCCACGAACAGAGACGAAGTTTAGAGCGAGCGCGG ACTGAAGACTACCTAAAGAGGAAGATCCGAAGTCGGCCGGAGAGGTCGGAGCTGGTCAGGATGCACATTCTGGAGG ATCACGTGCCTGATGGTTGTTGGCTGGCTAACccgctgtgtgctgtgtgttcaGAGACGTCGGCGGAACCCTCCCTCCAGGCCAAACAACTGCAGCTGAAGAGGGCCCGTCTGGCTGACGACCTCAACGACAAGATCTCCCACCGGCCCGGCCCCATGGAGCTCATTCACAAGAACATCCTGCCTGTACACAGCAGCATCAAACAGGCCATCATAG agACGGACTTCCCCAAGGTTGCTGGGGAGATATCCTCCTTTGATGAGGACAGTAATGATACTCTCTCTCCTGATCAGCCCATTGGTCAGGAGTCTCCACTGGGCCACGGCCCTCTGCCCTCTCCCCCCGACGCCCTAGCTTGCAACAGCACCCCCACACAGTTTCTCACTCAGGTTCCTCcgccaccccctcctcttcctcccttctaTGGGCCCTGCCAACCAGTGAAGTTGAGCAATGGGACAGCAGTTCTGAGAACCACCCCTGCACTGATCAAG TCCCAGCCAAAGCCCACCTCAGAGCGCCCCCCTCAGCGATCCAAGAAGCCCAAGGACAACAAGCCCAAGGTGAGGAAGCTGAAGTACCACCAGTACATCCCCCCGGACCAGAAGGCCGACCACGAGCCGCCCCCTCAGCTGGACTCCACCTACGCCAAGATCCTCCACCAGCAGCAGCTCTTCCTCCAGCTGCAGATCCTcaaccagcagcagcagcactacaactaccacaccatCCTTCCTGCACCGCCcaa ACCACTAACAGATCAACCACCTCCCACCAAtggcccctctccttctccggcCGTGCCCGCCCCCTCGACATCCTCCTCCAGTCAAAGTGCACCAAGCCAGCAGAATGTCACACATGTGGGAGGGGCCACAGCAGGTTGTTTGCCTCCTAACCTGGACGACCTGAAG GTGGCTGAACTGAAGCATGAGCTCAAACTGCGGAGCTTGCCTGTGTCAGGCACCAAGAATGACCTCATCGAGCGGTTGAGGAACTACCAGGCTCAGCAGAACAGTCGTGGTAGTGCAACAACTACAACAGTagggggtgccacagggtcaggGGCCGGAGCTTCCAAAAGCAACcacccaacacaacaacaacaaaaacaactactaaaacagcagcaacagcaacttTCCCAacaccaggccctgtcctctgTGGTCCACCAATCAGGAGATGCAGGTGTGTTAACCTTGGCAACCTTCCCGTTCATGACCACTGCTCCACAGCAGATCATGCACTTTGGCAGCACTAGCTCCTCCCCGCCTGTCTCTCCTGCCCCTTCGGAACGCTCGCTAGCTGGGATGAGTCCAGATGAGACGAGCTGTAATGGAGATGCATTTGGGGAGATG GTAAGCTCTCCCCTCACCCAGCTAAGCCTCCATCCCTCCCCACAGCACCGTGGCACTATCAAAGAGGAGTTGAGTGGCTCGGCCCCAACAGCCTGCCAGTTCTCCATGGCTGCTCTGCAGAAACGCGTGCAAGTAGCACCCCCCTCTGTGAACAAGGACCAGATGCTGCAGGAGAAGGACAAGCAGATCGAGGAGCTGACGTGCATGCTAAGGCAGAAACAGCGGCTGGTGGAGACCCTGCGCGTCCAGCTGGAACAGGGCAAGAGAGGGGGCCGGGACGCCCCCCCAGAACCCCTGGGCCTTGTCAGGGTGAAGGAAGAACCGCCAGACATCCCCAGCATCCCCTCCACATTTTGCCCCATTGCCCGCTCCCCGACCCCTTCCCAGTGCCACATGGAGGTCACCAAGATGACCATCAAGCAGGAGGTCGGGGATGTGGAAGAGGCCGTGGAGCCGTCCTTGGAAGCCCCACCTCAGCAGGTGCAGCTGGAGCAGATCCAGGCACAGCAGCGGTCGCAGCTGGAGCAGCTGAAGGTGCAGCAGACGCAGCAGATCAACGCGCTGCAGCTGGCACAGCAGCAGGCCCTGCAGCAGCTGCTCCTACAGCAGAACCAGCAGAATCTGCAGAAACACCGCTCACAGCAGAGGAAGAAGAAGTCCCACAAGCAACAGctcaagcagcagcagcaacagctaCTGTCCCAACAACAACAGCAGATACAATCAAAGAACCAACAGCTGTTACAGTCAAAGCATCAACAACAGCAGATATTGCAggcacaacaacaacagcagttgAAGTCACAACAG GTGTCTCAGATGTTCCTCAATCAGCAGTCGCGCTCCACCACTTCCTTCCCCTTGGATCTCCTCAAGACACACTCCACACCTACCCTGGTGACAGACAGCAACGGCAACCATTTCCTCATCGCACTAACCAATCACTGTGCCGAGAGCCAAGGGAGTGATACGCCACAAGGCACTCCACAGGGAAAAGCAACCAATCACATCATACTGCAG AGACTGCAGTCAACTCCCACCAAGCTGCCCAGCCAATCCCCTCTTCAGTTGTCCAGCAGTGACACCCAATCAAAACCGAAAACTCAACCAGGCCTTGTGAAGCAGCCAACCAGAAAG GGACAGAAGGCGGGGCTGCAGGTGTCAACCAATCACTCCCCAGGggtcgctctctccttctctgcccCGCCCAATCTCCAGCCTTTCTTCCCCAATGATGACTCCTCCCCTTCTGAAAAAGacgcctccccctctcctccagctcAAACT GAGGATTTGAGTCCAGGTCTTGACCATGAACCCCTGTTCAGCCCTCCTTCTCCCAAACAgacaccctcccctaacccaccgGATGACAAG GATAATGGATCCACCCAGCATATGGACGATCTCTTCGACATCCTGATTCAAACAGGAG aaATCTCAGCCACCTTCAAACCAGCGCCCGACCCTTCCCTGGCGCGACTGCGCCCCAacaccccttccccttcccactctcaggccccctcccctctccagctgCAGCTCCACTTCTCGCCCCCCACCCCTCCCGAACCCGAGACCCCCCAGCCAggcacaggggaggaggaggagctgcaGGCGCCGGCCACCGTTGATCAGGACGTAAGCAACACAGGAAGTGGACGTCTGGAGGACTTCTTGGAGAGCACCACGGGCAAACCCCTCCTGGGGGTGGAGCCTGGCGGGCCCCTGACCCTGATTGACGACCTTCACAGTCAAATGCTAAGCACCCCCAGCATCCTGGACCACACATCCTCGCCCATGGACACCTATGAGCTGTCGGGCTACACGGTCAACCCCCCTGGCCTGGACTTCGGAGACCATGCCCTGGACAGCATGGATTGGCTGGATATCACCATGGGAGGGGCGAGCAACGAGATTGCAGGGCTCGCCCCACTGGGTCCCCTGGGCCCCCACACGCCCCCCAGCGTCTTCTCAGCGGACTTTCTGGACAGTTCAGACCTGCAGCTCCACTGGGACTCCTGCTTATAG